The Wolbachia endosymbiont of Oedothorax gibbosus region GAATATGTATGTTCCGAAAGATGTCCTAGAGTTTTTAGCAAGGAACATAAAATCTAATATAAGAGAATTAGAAGGAGCATTAAATAAGGTTGCCCATACCTCGTTAATCGGAAGAAGTATGACGGTAGAATCAGCTAGTGAAACCCTAATCGATCTTCTTAGGTCAAATCATAGGTCAATCACAACAGAAGAAATACAAAAGAAAGTAGCTGAATTTTTCAATATAAAGGTTGCAGATATGCAATCCAATAGAAGGCTTCGCAGTCTTGCAAGGCCAAGACAAATAGCTATGTATTTTGCCAAAAAATTTACGCAAAAAAGCCTACCAGATATTGGAAGAAGTTTTGGTGGCAGAGACCATGCTACTGTTATACATGCAGTAAAGCAAGTAGAAAATTTTATAAGAACCGACTCAAAATTTGCTGATGAAATCAATCGATTAAAAAAAATGTTTAAGTAGCGTTTTTAAAATAGCTAATAACAAATCCTAAAATGGTATCTCTTGGCCGTTAACACGTAGCGGGATGACGGTTCTTCAAATCTTCAAGGTGTCATGAAAGTAGCTGACACTGGTTCCTTTATGACGGCAGCGTCCTCTTCTTGTCATCCCAGCACCTTCTTCTGTCATCCAAGTAGCCTCTTCTTGTCATCCCAGTACTCCTAATAATGTCATCCGAGTAGCTGACACTGGGATCTAGTCTTCCATAAGTAGCCCTCTTCTTGTCATCCGAGTAGCTCCTTTTTTTTGTCATCCCAGTGCTCCTAATAATAGACTTCTTTCAAAATTGAGGGAGAGAGAGTAAGATCAAGTATTTGGAAGCATGAAATATAAGGAAATAGAAAAGTTAGAAGGAGAAAAGTTTCGACGTTTAACGGGGGTAAAAAAATCAACATTTAAGAGAATGGTAGAAATTCTAGATGAGGAGGATAAAAGGAAAAAAGCTAGAAGTGGAAGAAAAAGCAAACTTTGTATAGAAGATAGATTACTTATGGCACTGGAATATATGAGAGAATATCGTACATATTTTCATATAGGACAAAGTTATGGCATGAGTGAAAGCAACTGTTTTAAAATAATAAGGTGGGTAGAAGACACATTAATAAAACATCCAGATTTTGCATTACCAGGAAAAAAAGATCTATTAAATAGTAATGTAGAATACGAAGTTTTGGTAATAGATGGAACTGAAACAGCAGTAGAAAGGCCAAAAAAAAGCAAAAGCGCTTTTACTCTGGAAAGAAAAAAAGGCATACTATAAAAACACAAATAGTAACAGAGAAGAAGAGTAAAAAGGTCGTATGTACATCTTTCTCCAATGGTAGAAAACATGATTTTCGGATGTTTAGAGAATCAAAGATAGCAATATTACCGCAAACTAAGATCCTAGCTGATTCTGGTTACAGAGGAATGCAAAAGATACATAAAAATGTTGAATTACCACATAGAAGATCAAAAAAGAATCCTTTATCAAAGGAGAAAAAAGCAGAAAATAGATCTCTCTCTATACGAAGAGTGGTAGTTGAAAACGTAATCGGCTTATTGAAAAGGTTTAAAATCATTTCTGACAGATATAGAAATCGACGAAAACGTTTTGGCTTAAGATTTAATTTGATTGCCTCTATTCACAATAGAGAGCTCCTTTCATGAATTTTGAAAGAAGTCTAATGTCATCCAAGTAGCTGACACTGGGATCTGGTTTTCCATAAATGGTGCATTTTCACATAACTTTTATACTTGATAAAATTCCCAGTGTCAGCTACTTGGATGACACCCTACTTAACCGTCATACCACCACAGACCGTCACGGCGCTAACAAGAGATCCCGCTGCGGGATGATGGTTGTTGTTTAGCTATAAATGTTAATAAATTTACCAAATGAAAAAAAAGGCAAAAGAAGCCCTAGTCATTGTCTATTTTCAGTATTGGCGTTTTTAAAGTCTTAAACACTGCAATTTAGCTGCTTTTAAACGCAACTAACTTAAGCTATAAATGTTTAAGAAATTTACTAAGCAGAAAAAAAAGACAAAGAATCCCCGGAGTAGCTAGTTATTCCACTCTTTATTTTAAAATTTGACGTTGGGTGATGTCTTAAACGCTTTATAAGCGCTTTTCAGCTTATGTGGGTAAAAACCCAAAATTTTTATAAAGACATAGTATGCACATAGTGCAAAAATTAAACAATAGTACGCCAAATACAAGTCTTCTTGTCATTTTAATCTGCACAGATTGGGAAGTTAAATAATATAGCTTCACTTTCATGATAAGGGGACTGGCGGAGGATGTCAAGTAAGTTTTTCACTTCTGCGGGCTACTTGAATAACGGCTACAATGTTTGTCAGTTGTGCGCCGTGCGCTGGAATCCCTCTTAGCTCTTATCTATATCTCAGTCCCACCAACAGTTATTGCGTCAACTTTGAGTGTCGGCTGACCAACTCCAACGGGCACATTTTGTCCATCTTTTGAGCATGTGCCAACACCAGGATCTAACTTTAGATCATTACCAACCATAGATACTTTTTTCAACACTGTTGGACCATCACCAATTAGTGTTGCCCCTTTGACTGGCTGTGTAATTTTGCCATTTTCTATTAGGTAAGCTTCCGAAGATGAAAAAACAAATTTTCCTGACGTTATATCAACTTGTCCACCACCGAAATTTACTGCATACAGACCTTTCTTTACGCTAGATATTATTTCCTTCGGTGCATGTTTTCCAGGCAACATATAGGTGTTTGTCATGCGCGGCATAGTAACTTCTTTATAACTTTCCCTTCTACCATTACCAGTTGGATTTACACCCATGAGTTTAGCGTTCATATGATCCTGCATGTATCCTTTGAGGATCCCATCCTCTATCAATATATTATAACCAGGTGGAGTGCCTTCATCGTCTACGCTGATAGAGCCACGCAAATTAGGCAGAGTTCCGTCATCAACTACTGTAATGCCACTTGCTGCTACTTGTTTACCCACAGAATTTGAAAATGCTGAGACTTTTTTGCGATTGAAGTCGCCCTCAAGTCCATGACCCACGGCTTCGTGTAACAATATTCCTGGCCAGCCTGACCCTAAAACGACTGTCATTTCTCCAGCTGGAGTTGGAATTGCTTCAAGATTTACCAGTGCTTGTTTTAATGCTTGGTTTGCAACTTCTTTCCACTTTTTCTCAGAAACAAACTTACTATAAGAGTCCCTTCCACCATGCCCTGCAGAACCTCTTTCGATTTGACCGTTTTTTTCTGCAATAACTAGTACATTAAAACGTACTAGAGGCCTAATGTCACTTAATCTGTGATCACCCTTTATTATTTGTACAACCTGCCATTCTCCACTTAAAGTTATTTTTACTTGCTTCACGCAGTTATTTTTAGATCTTATATATTCGTTAACCTCATTGAGTAGTTTAATCTTTGAATTCAGATCCATTTCATTTATGGGGTTAATCCTCGAATATAGGCTTGTTGTCTCTTCATTCAAGTTTATTGAATTTGTTTTATTTAAAGACACTGAACTTTTTACTATAGAAGCAGCATTACTAATTTCCTTTTCGCTAATTTCAGAAGAGCAAACAAAAGACGTACTATCTTCACAAAAAGACCTTAAACCAAACCCCCTTCTGGTATTCAAATCCACGTGTTTTAATATGTTATCATCAAAAAGCAGAGATTCTGACTGACAAAATTCTAGAAACAGCTCACCACCATCGCTATTGCTCAAAGCGTTATTGACTATTTTATATACGTTATTAATATTAACATTGTTTTGAGCGAAAAATATTTGGTCTAGATTTGGCATTACCTTTGAACTAAAAATTGTTTAAGTATATTATTTAATTTAAACACAGTAAACTATAAAAAGCCCGGGTGGCGGAATTGGTAGACGCGCTAGCTTCAGGTGCTAGTAACTTTTCAAGTTGTAGAAGTTCAAGTCTTCTCTCGGGCACTCTTAGCTTCCATATTGCTTATTAAATTAATTAATGCTATAATATAATATATTTACTATACCTAAGTTTATGAGTTGTGAGGAAGAAAAGAGGCTTGTTTGCAGAAAGAAAATACGAACTTATTCAAAACGCTTAGTTACTACACTATCTACCACCTTTTTTATTGGATATATAGCAGCATTAATCTTTAATATTTCTGTCTTAAGTTTATGTTTTACTATTGTCGGCACTATATTAAGTGCACTTTCATCTACCTTAAACATATGGTCACTAACTGATCATTTTAGGCAGCGTAGTCTTAACAAGCAACTCGGTGTAAAAAACACTCCTGGACAAGAAAAACTAACAAAGATCTGTCTTGATATCACATCTGGCACTTTATTTTTAATAGGAGGAATTGCATCTATATTGCCTCTCGAATCTCCTATTATCCCCTGGATTTCTACTACCTTTTTCATTCTAGGCTGTGCTTTTATGGTAACTAATCTCGTTCGAACTATGATTAGTGAGCCACAGATAGACCAAAATAATAATAGACTTTGCGTAACCATATAACATTGGGAATAGAAACACAAAACTTACTTGACAAACTCCGCCAGCCCTCTTATCATGAAACTGAAGCTATATTATTTAACTTCCCAATCTGTGCAGATTAAAATGACAAGAAGACTTGTATTTGGCGTACTATTGTTTAATTTTTGCACTATGTGCATACTATGTCTTTATAAAAATTTTGGGTTTTTACCCACATAAGCTGAAAAGCGCTTATAAAGCGTTTAAGACATCACCCAACGTCAAATTTTAAAATAAAGAGTGGAATAACTAGCTACTCCGGGGATTCTTTGTCTTTTTTTTCTGCTGGTAAATTTCTTAAACATTTATAGCTTAAGTTAGTTGCGTTTAAAAGCAGCTAAATTGCAGTGTTTAAGACTTAAAGAACGCCGATACTGAAAATAGACAATGACTAGGGCTTCTTTTGCCTTTTTTTCGTTTGGTAAATTTTTTAATATTTATACGGAAGGTGTCATCCCAGTGCATGACACTGGTTCGTAACTTCATAGTATAAATTATTCCAAATTGTATCTATTTGCAAGTATATAAATATAATAATTTTGCATAAAAAATCAGATCCCAGTGTCACGCACTGGGATCTGATGAGCCAAAATCACAATGTTCGTACAGTTATTGCCTTGTTGGCATTAGTTATTTCACCTTTCCTGTAAAATATTTTAGCTCTAATATCTTACGTAGTGAAAGATACAAGTTATGTGATAATTATCCTGCCTGGTGATAACGTGCGTACAAGAAGTCTAACCTTGCAATAGTGCTAATTTTCCATCGGTATAATAGTAATCACCTTCTCCATTTGTACCATGTTGCTCAATGTGAAAATTATCCACCATTGTCGATGTGTATCCATATTTTTCAAAGATGCTTACTATCATATCTCTTTCATTATCTATATCAGGACTAATTTTATGAGAAAATTTCTTACTAATACGACTAAATTTAACCCTCTTATCAAATGATGCAGCTCCAACCCAGACTTCCTCGTTGGGTTTTTGTCCTCACATTTTCCAAAATCTAACATGATGACGTTTACGTGGACTGCCATACTGAAATTGATATGCGATATCTTGCGGTTTGTTTAAATAGTATAAAGTACTAATTGGAGCTCTGCGGTATGAAAGATTGAAAATGCAATCAAGTGCAATCCTTATCTTTTTAGAGAGAGTAGGTTTGTCTGCAACACTCCATCCTGCATTAGTGAAAGCTTCATAAATTGCTTCTTTACTTCCAACTATAACTATATTAATAGGGTCGCCAGCTATTTTGCTGTCTTTCATAGTTCTTTTCGATATGCAACTAAAATTCTTTACGAATTGAGCTTCTGTATTCATTGAACCTTGACATGGCAAGCACGATAAGATAACCATGAAACCAATATAATAATAGAGTAGCCTGAACATTTTTTGTATCTTGATTGAACTACTTGTTTTTACTTGATGTGTTATAAAAATTTATTAACGTACCATATTTGTATTGCCATAAAGGAGCTCTTGTTTAGATGAAAACTGTATATGTATGTCAATCCTGTGGTCATAGCACTGGTAGGTGGGTAGGAAAGTGCATCGCATGTGACAATTGGGATACAGTTGTTGAAGAAATAGCAGTAAAAACGGGCAAAAGAAGTATATCTGCGCCAATTTTAATGAAGACGTTATCGGGTGGCGAAATTATCACTCCAAGTCGTTTTTTAACAGGAATAGAAGAATTAGATAGAGTTTTTGGTGGGGGTATCGTTCAAGGTGCTAGCATTTTAATTGGTGGCGAACCTGGAATTGGGAAATCCACCCTTTTGCTTAGAATTGCAGCTAATGTTGTGCAACTTTCCTCTTTTGAATGTCTTTATGTATCTGGCGAGGAATCTTTAGAGCAAGTGAGCCTCAGAGCAAAGCGTCTTAAGATAAATGAACCTAAAATTAAGCTTTTATCTACAGTGTCTTTAACTGATGCAGTAGCAACAATAAAGGAAAACAAAAGCATTAAATTCTTAGTAATTGACTCTATACAAACAATGTATGATAGCAGAATTACATCAGCACCAGGGACTGTAACTCAGGTTCGTACTTGTGCTCATGAATTGACCATTCTTGCGAAACAATATGGTATTTCTCTTTTAATAGTTGGTCATATAACTAAGGATGGACAAATAGCTGGACCTAAAACTTTGGAGCATATGGTGGATACGGTATTATATTTTGAAGGTGAAAATAGCAATCAATACCGCATTTTACGTACTATTAAAAATAGATTTGGCCCTGCAAATGAAATTGGTGTTTTTGAGATGTCTGAAGCAGGACTTGTGCCTGTTGATAACCCATCATCATTGTTTCTGATGGCCCATGACAGAGAAGTAGTTGGCAGCGCCGTATTTGCAGGAATTGAAGGTTCAAGACCAATTTTAATGGAAGTGCAAGCATTAATAGCAGGAACTAATATGGCAACCCCAAGAAGGGCAGTAGTTGGGTGGGATATTAATAGATTGGCTATGATCATTGCGGTGCTAAATGCTCGTTGCAAAATGTTTTTGCATGATAAAGAGGTATACCTAAACATTGCAGGGGGACTCAAAATACAGGAACCATCGGCTGATCTTGCTGTTGCTGCTTCCCTTATTTCAAGTGTAGTAAATTTACCGCTGCCAACTTCTTCAATAATCTGCGGTGAAGTTGCACTTTCAGGAGAAATTAGGAATGTCTCGCATGCTGATCTCAGACTAAAAGAAGCACAAAAGTTA contains the following coding sequences:
- a CDS encoding IS5 family transposase (programmed frameshift), which produces MKYKEIEKLEGEKFRRLTGVKKSTFKRMVEILDEEDKRKKARSGRKSKLCIEDRLLMALEYMREYRTYFHIGQSYGMSESNCFKIIRWVEDTLIKHPDFALPGKKDLLNSNVEYEVLVIDGTETAVERPKKKQKRFYSGKKKRHTIKTQIVTEKKSKKVVCTSFSNGRKHDFRMFRESKIAILPQTKILADSGYRGMQKIHKNVELPHRRSKKNPLSKEKKAENRSLSIRRVVVENVIGLLKRFKIISDRYRNRRKRFGLRFNLIASIHNRELLS
- the tldD gene encoding metalloprotease TldD, which produces MPNLDQIFFAQNNVNINNVYKIVNNALSNSDGGELFLEFCQSESLLFDDNILKHVDLNTRRGFGLRSFCEDSTSFVCSSEISEKEISNAASIVKSSVSLNKTNSINLNEETTSLYSRINPINEMDLNSKIKLLNEVNEYIRSKNNCVKQVKITLSGEWQVVQIIKGDHRLSDIRPLVRFNVLVIAEKNGQIERGSAGHGGRDSYSKFVSEKKWKEVANQALKQALVNLEAIPTPAGEMTVVLGSGWPGILLHEAVGHGLEGDFNRKKVSAFSNSVGKQVAASGITVVDDGTLPNLRGSISVDDEGTPPGYNILIEDGILKGYMQDHMNAKLMGVNPTGNGRRESYKEVTMPRMTNTYMLPGKHAPKEIISSVKKGLYAVNFGGGQVDITSGKFVFSSSEAYLIENGKITQPVKGATLIGDGPTVLKKVSMVGNDLKLDPGVGTCSKDGQNVPVGVGQPTLKVDAITVGGTEI
- the radA gene encoding DNA repair protein RadA translates to MKTVYVCQSCGHSTGRWVGKCIACDNWDTVVEEIAVKTGKRSISAPILMKTLSGGEIITPSRFLTGIEELDRVFGGGIVQGASILIGGEPGIGKSTLLLRIAANVVQLSSFECLYVSGEESLEQVSLRAKRLKINEPKIKLLSTVSLTDAVATIKENKSIKFLVIDSIQTMYDSRITSAPGTVTQVRTCAHELTILAKQYGISLLIVGHITKDGQIAGPKTLEHMVDTVLYFEGENSNQYRILRTIKNRFGPANEIGVFEMSEAGLVPVDNPSSLFLMAHDREVVGSAVFAGIEGSRPILMEVQALIAGTNMATPRRAVVGWDINRLAMIIAVLNARCKMFLHDKEVYLNIAGGLKIQEPSADLAVAASLISSVVNLPLPTSSIICGEVALSGEIRNVSHADLRLKEAQKLGFKKAIMPKNGNYSSHDIEIIKLGHVRELREIFNYD